The DNA sequence AAAAGTGAATATTGCTCCATAACTGCAAATCCACATTGCATTACCTTTGCCACAAGAGAAAGGTTCAAATTTCTTCACCAGACATGAAAGTTTTTCTATTATCTATCTAATCTATCACTTTGTAAATACCCAATCACTGAACGATAACCTGATTTCTTATCATATACGAACTTATGTAGTTCATTATACAAATATAGTGCCATGATGGAGGTAATATAGAGTGCCTAGCTAGTTTCTTCTGCAAAATTTATGCATAACCAGTCATCCCAACATTCGAGCTAGAACGATTTGTCTTATGAGCTGGCTGAGTAGTAGCCTTCGTGAAGTACATGTAGTAATACACATTGAGGATCATGGTTGCAACTGTAAAGACTGCCCCTGCGATAAAGACACCTTTTCTTAGTGTTTCACAAGAAAAGTTCTCTGCTAAGATCATATCCCGATACTTGGTGTGGTAAGCATTTTTCTTTGCTCCAGCAACGAGACATGCTTCTGCAACCAGAAATGTCAGCCTGCAGATGTATAAATATTTAGTACACCTTCGCAAATACACAAGACGAATCCTTTTAAGATGTCTTCAGATATAGTAACATGAAAAATAGTTAACTCTCAGGATACTGCTAATATATCATGGAGAGATCACCCACAAAAGATGCAGTTCGGAACGTATCATCAGCATTACGTATAAAATGGCAGAAATTATTTGCAAGATGGTGTTGCAATAACTTGATAACAACCCAGAGCGTAAAAGAATAACGACAAATGCAAAGAGCGCAATAGTTTAATGGTTATCCACCATTAAGCACTCTAATTTGAGACAAGAGTTCAGATATTGGAAATTTTTTTCCCCCGGAATAACAAACATGTGATCTGATTAAGTTTCCTTTTCAAAACATAACAACATATCATGGATAGAACCATGCATATCTAGATGCCAACAGAATATAGTTCGATGCTGATTGTTGACTGGATGACCAAAATAATGTAGTGGGACTTTTATTTCTACTTAATAGAGGTAAAGGAGAGCAATGATGAGACTCGTACCATGACGATATGAAGTATATAATGGCCCATGCACGATTTGTACCAGGAGATAAAGGTCTTCCAAAGCACATGCATTTTGTCACTCCCATAAGCAATGCCTCGCCTGAAAGAAGAAACAGGAAAGCACCTACTCCATATCCCGTGGCAACATctgaggtgtaaacacaatatgTACGATTTGTAACTTTATCATCATGCAGAGTACCCTGTCAAAAGGAACCAAATTACACAGCTAATGAGCTGGTTATATCAAAGTACTATTCAAAAAAATGATTGGTAGTTTAAGTCATCAGTCTGTCAGAGTTAACCACGGGCGAAGCTATGTTGGCCCAAAGGTGGTCAACTGACCACTCTTCGCCAAAAAATTATActacgtataaggtaaaatattacttgttattgaataaaaatagactttgaacacccttgcaTAGCCCACTGGCAAAGGGTGTTCAAAATGAATTTCCTGGCTTCGCCACTGGAGTTAACTGCCATAACAGCCTGTCTCAGTGCCTAGTCATCCAAACCTATAAGACTGCAAAGTTTGATTTATTTGAGTTTTCTCATCACAGCTCAATTACCTACTTGAAGCTCCTAAAAAAAATTTCTTCATACAATTACCGAGTTTAATTAACTTTTCCGCCAAAAGTAAGGGAACTAGACTATGACATCAGTCTACCTTTCCTAATTTTGAACCAGGAAATTATTTGGGGTTTGACACCTTATAATTTCATTGTTTCCTTTTCTGCCTTTTCTATTGGCAACACCTTCTAAGGTCATATAATGAGCTGAAATATTATAGATGGATTGACAGTCATCAAAATACTGTGTTGTGACTATCATGCATGCATAGACTCCCTCACTAAGTCAACATCTTTCTGCTCATATAATTTCCAAAACACCCTTGTTTAAATATTATTTCCAAGTTCtcattatataaaataattcCAGAGGCTTCATCCATCTTTTCTCTTTCTATTCTAAAAACAGAAGGATCATAACTCTACTCACTAGTGATACATCCAGATGTCTTCATTTTTAACTAGCAAGAAACAGAGAGCATTAGTTTTTCCATAACTGAATTTTCATTTTACAAATTGTAGACTCTTGCTAGACAAGTCAACACAAGAAATCGTCCCATACACCTCAGGCAAGCTGGAAAAGGGGAACACCTAGTGGAAACGTTTCTCCCAAACCTCCAACTTCTTCCAAATCCATTTCCATACCCTTAACTCAAACTACGGGCTCAACGTCAAGTTCCGCATTATTTgtattatgtaacgacccgaccggtcgttttgagagttgtagctccgttcccccatttactgctcgttatgtgctttatagctgctatgtgacttgccgggtagttggttcgggtccggagaggtttcggaatgaattgatacacttagtctcaaggtcgaaagcttaagttgaaaaggttgaccggatgtcgacttatgtgtaaacgactccggaatggagttttgatggttttgttagctccgttgggtgattttggacttaggagcgtgtccggattatgatttggaggcctgtagttgaattaggcttgaaatggcgaaagttgaaaatttagagatttgaccgagagtggactttgtggataCCGGGCTCGGAATGGAGTTCCTGGAGTTGtaataggttcgtagtgtcatttgtgacttgtgtgcaaaatttgagatcaatcgggcgtaatttaataggtttcggtgtcgtttgtagaagttggaattcttagtttcaataggcttgaattgcgatgtgattcatgtttttgatattgtttgatgtgatttgggggttcgactaagttcgtatcgtgttttgaaacttgttggtatatttggttgaggtcacgagagcctcggggtgatttcagatggttaacggatccaAAATGGGACTTAGACCATTGCTGAAGCCggcgagggtcttggccgcaggtgcggctgatGTTGCACAGGTGCGGAGCTGGGCTGGGCTGGGGTAGGACGCAGGTGCGAGGGGTCATCTGTATCTGCAAGCCCGCAGGTGCAAgcaaggctccgcagatgcggagtaggGGGTGAGAGCGAGAAGCGCAAAAAAGCGACAGGGGCTCGCCTCGCTTAAAAAACAAAGCGCaaagcgaagcgcacgcttcattGAAGTGAAGCGCAATTCTTATAAAACATAATGTAAACCTTGCAAAGACACAATATAAATAATCAAAAAGttcaatataatatatatatatatatatataataattaacttTATAAATTGAAATACACATACAAATTAATAAATAAACGCTAAAATActaaataaaaagaataaaaagaaaaaacaaatcgTGCCTGCCCTAGCTGTGAGCAGACGCGTGGAcgggaacaagaagaagaaagaagaaagaaaaaaaagagaagaagaagaagaagaaaaaaaaagaagaaaaaagaagaaaaaaaaaagaaaaattacctgGAGGATTGGAGGTCTCTAGCGACTCGAACCCTAGTAGCACTCAACAACAATTGATTTTGGGAAGAAGAAAGAAATGGTCTTCACTTTGGTCTTAGGGGTCTATTTTGTATAATAAAAAAACAGACccaaactttttcttttaaaaaaacagACCCCTCTGAACAGAAGCGAGCGATTCTACGCTTCTCGCTTCAAGGTCGCTTCGCGCTTTTTTGACTGAAGCGAGCGCTTCGTGAGGTCGAGTCGCCTCAGGCATGGAAAAGCGAGCAGCCATCGCTTCGCGtcgcttctcgcttaaagcgaTCGCTTCGTCGCTTTTTAAAACACTGAGGGGGTCGTAGGTTATCTTCGCAAAAGCGGAACATAGGCTGCAGAAGCGCTTCCGcaggtaggggtgttcaaaaccgaaccgaaaccgaaaaccgaaccgaaaccgaagcttaatggcttattggtctCGGTTTAACGGCTTAACGGACGGGGAActgattgaattttttttattaacggcttatcggtttggtggcggattattcaattttcttaacggataatccgttaacccgttaagaatatatatatatattaaatatcaaaaacccttccacttcttccatatatatatatatatatatatatatatatatatatatatatatatattaaatatcaaaaacctttccacttcttccagtactccatctctaagttctaacgccttattcctaaataatcagaacctttacgtactatgcatcagaagatcccaggcttggcttaacttagcttattctcccaccctaaaacaagattgtttaagctgctgtctatggttcacctctgcttttgtttttttaaaactaatgtctgctgtctatgtttaatagaagaacaatagtgttgtgccacaacttttttcactctacaatacatgacacactacatcattcttatgtaggcgttaacagacatgtatgtaTGGATtcaatgtgtaattttctattttgaatttgtatgctaggcggtcaacaaacaattaatgaacgcaatatagattgaattaggccgataaaccgcccaataaccgcccgataagagctaaaccgttaccaatccgcccgatatcttatcgggtggctagcggattaatacatttaaaagccgataaccgttaagccaaaccgtaaagagtaattaaccgcccaatccgcccgataagcagccctatccgcaggtgcggaacctggagcgCATGCACGGGCCCTGTGGACTTAAGTGGCTTCCGTAGAAACGGAAATTCTATCGCAAAAGcgattctgcaggtgcggatatTTGGCACGAAagtgcgaaagcactgggcagtgtttaaattcAATGGTTTccgagattttcttcattttggacgtttcaagctcgggattgggcgattttgagaggattttcgaggggtttcttgaggtaagtcacttgtgattaaatttattcaataattttgTTTCCCATATTGAATTCCCCACCTAAATTGTGTGATTTTTaggtgtaattttgggagttgaagCTAGGGATTTAaagagtttaaattggggatttggtgTCGATTTAGGGTTgcattttggtaaatttggtatggttggactcgtgattgaatgggcttccggattttgtgacttttattggattccgagtcGTGGGCGCGGGGGCggcttttgagtcgactttttgatttttgattaataacttactattttcttatggaactgattcctttagcccgtgttggttgtatcgaactatttgtggctagatttgaggcatttggaggtcgattcgcgagccaagggcgtgttggagtagggatttgcacggtttgaggtaggTAACAATTGTAAACTtgggttctaagggtatgaaaccccaaattttgtgtcatgtgattggtgttgaggtgacgcacatactaggtgacgggcgtgtgggcgtgcaccatagtaattgtgactcggtcaaTCCCATGAAACTGTATAgctgaataatttattgttatccgtatattctccatgtgttatagaaattgatctgcaaatcatgctagaaatcatgcttaggctatgtgttgataTTGTAGGGACCCTAGAGGTCGTGTtccatgttgaattatctgttaaattgccACTCTGCACTCGGTCACAGTTTTTActcgcatattatatctcagccTATGTTGTTCtctattgatgcattatatcatcgTTGTTGGGGATGtttatcatgattattgagagcccgagagactggaaggaatgatgactgagtaaggccgagggcctgattgtgaggatattaagggatcgggctgcacgccacaacatgtttttatttatttatgcctggacctggcttattatagagcttgggatgaaggagcccctccggagtctgcacccccacagtgagcgcggtggatattatatttgggatggagttccctgggcatggagttgccttatatattcacatttgggatagagttccctgggcatggagttgctctatacatttatattgagggatggatcttccctaagcTAGATCTGCCCCGTACTGTACcaagtgattgagtactctgaaagTGTGAGTATGCGAGGCATCCATTGTAGTGTACCACATACAGTATGTATAGTGGCATGTGGATATAGAAATGTCGTATCCCTCATATCATTCAaagttgatctattttacttgtattgagtttTATCAATTGAACCTGAaaacatgcctacatttctgtactgttaattTTATATTGAATTGTACcggctgagctcgtcactactttcagtccaatagttagttttgttagttgttacttactgagttggttgtactcacgctacaccttgcacttcgtgtgcagatccaggtgttaccggtcacggtgggtgttgattatccGAGCAGCTTGATTAttcggagatttcgaggtagctgtccggcgttcgcagaccttgactctccctccctatctttcagctttatgtatttagtttcagttgTTCATAGACAATATTTTCAAACTCgtgttgtatagacgctcatgtactcagggACACACTGGTTTTGGGGACTTTCGTATTGAGTTTTGACTTTCTATCCAGTTTATGAAAGCTTTAATTATTTAAACTTGTGTCATTTCATTTTTCACTTAAatgtgttggaaatattttaaggtgtcggcttgcctagtaccacgttaggtgccatcacgacagactaagtttggggtcgtgacatattagCAGCCAGTTGGCAGAATGTGAGAGTACTACTGTTTTTTGCAATGATCCTAACACATGTATAATAGCTAGTTATATTGAGCTCATAAGGAAAGTAAAGTACGGATTGTGAATCGAAAAAGAACCCCTCTATAATACGTTTGGGATCAGAATAAGGGTTTCCCTGGTATTATACTACAGAAGTTGTCTTATCTTTGCTCCTAAAGATCCTCAAACATTAGATGTGTTAGTTCAAAGTTACCATTTCTATCAAATAGATAATTACGTTTTGGATGTAAAAGTTATTATCAGTCTTGAAAACAATTATCTAGGTTCATATCCAGTGTTAGATTGTTATATTTGGCAGTGGATTAGTTCAATTGTCCTTCTAGaaattgatgattttgaaatcaAGTTCAGTTCTATGAGAAGGGATGTCTCACCTTTGTATCAGATAATATAGAATAAACATTTTGGTAAGACATAATTCAGTAATGAAGCACAACCAAAGGACAAGGAGGAATCATTCCGAATAAACTGCAAATCTTTAAGAAATTATAAATCAATTATTTTATACTATCCATAGGCACCATTTGTTAATCAATTTCAACAGATCGTAGGCCGTAGCTACTGGTAAAATTGGCTGCTATGAAACATGATCCTCTGACTCAGAAATTACAGTATTACTTTTTATTCACCCAATTATAATATATTACGAATGACAAGTTATCGACTTCTGATAAAATTCTTCAAACTTTTCATAGACTATATTCATTCTTCCCATTATACACCTAGCATCTTGATCTTAGTAAGTTAGTGACAAGTTTAATATAGAATTTAAGTTTCATACACTATAATGATTTTTTTAAACCACCAGCCTAATTTAACTTGTTATAGCAAGTTACTTACCATTTCATTGTAGGTTATCAATTGGATGCTACTATTAACTAGAGTTACCAACATCTACCATCTAAGTTACCAGATTGTGTAAAAATATTTTACACCGCAAGTGAATAGAAATTAGATTCTTAGAAATCATTTGATATAAGGGATAAGGATAATAATCCCATGATAGAATTTGGGATTGTACTTATCCCATATTTGGTTATAAGTATTAGCTAATCCCGGGATAAATTTTACAGTAAAGTGATGGGATGCGAAGCTAATGCCATGAGATATCCTGGTTTATCCCACCTttgtaccaaacgaccccttaattaCATCCTATAATTTTACAATATCAATAATTATAGTAAATTTCTTCTCattttcaaatccttcaagttTTCACCAAAGGATATACACAGCAAACTTTAATCAATAAGCATCACTACTCAATTCTATAGCGAACATTAACCAAACTGAAAAATCAGGTAAGCATAGAAACAGCATTGCTACAGCCCACCGTAAAACATAACCACAAATTCCATTACAGTCTTTCACACACACAACACTTCACAAAACGaattaaaaattttcaaaaagaaTAAGAGCCGAGCTAACAAATGCAGCATTTCAGATCATACAGAAGCAACTGATCAGTAACACAAATACAATTACACAAAATACACAATTCGCACTGGATCTAGCGAAGTTTAAGCTCAATATATACTCAGGAGCTACATATATACACAGATATAAAATAAacctacacacacacacacacaaagagGAAAGTAATTTACAGTGCTGCGACGACGTTCGGCGGCAATGGAGAAACCGAAAGCGGTTAAGCTGAGTACTATTACGACTAGATGAACAAGCGAAGATCCTTTGCCTTCCGCCATTTTCTCTAGAAGCTTCTTCGATTTAGGGCTTTACTTCACTGAAGAGTGTGTTAACTCAACTCACTGTGTGTTGTTAGTGTGACAGTGTGTGTGTTTTGAGTGAGTACTTTTTGAGCAGTGTTTAAAGGTGGGAACTTAAAAGAAGAGCTTTGCAAATTGTGGAATCTGTGCCTCACGCGATGTAAAGGAGCGTTTGGTATACGCAGGGATGTTTTGTGGGGATATTGGTCGGCTGTTCGTTTGACGctttgacttgtgtgtatcacTCGCCTGTGATTAGATTTATTGATGGGCGATGATAAGATGTGAGCGTCCTCATGTTTTGTGGTGGACCGCCTtgcatttttttaactttttcctTCATGCTCAAAAGTTTAAGGTTTTCAAAAAAACTACAAGTATAAAAGAATTAATCCAAATAGtcgtttatttaattaattaaattaaaaatagtcggTTGAGGTAtgatatatgcataatttatattatatatatatatatatatatatataatcaatatataatttatatatataattagaaaaataaataatgaatatgaatGACTGTTGGTGTAAAGTATATACtactatattttttatataatcaatatatactttTTGTATATTAGCTAGTTGATATAAGGCCAAATGTGTAGCTTGCCTAAGTTTTTTCAGCAAATATGATTTTTCTTGCTTTTGTTTAATGACCATGGATTCGTCCAAGGCCATTTTAAGACAATTGACTCGATTAATAAGAATATGCACTATATAAGGCTTATCAAGGGGAAAAGTGCTCTTTACTATAAGTTTCTTTATTTGTAAGATTTAATTTGAGACATCTGGTTAATAGTAGAGCCATAAGGAAATTTTATATAACTCATCAATTTCCTTAGTGGTACACATGTGAAATACTTAAATCCAGTTTAATTTTACAAATGTCACAACACATCCAAATGAAATATGGTTATGGTCCAACCAAGTTGCAACTTTTTATTGCCCAATCCCATTTATTTATTTTGTGAGAACTTCGGGTATGAAAACTGCAGATCCAAACCAAACAAGAAAGAAGACCCCATTTTTAGAGTCCAGCCAAATTAACTCGAATGTGCTCCCTAGAACCCAATTCAATCTGGCCTGCTTCAATTTGGATTGGGCTGTTTCAGGATTCTTAAAGCTAGGCCTTTTTCTAATGCTACGGCATTCTCTGATCCAAGAATAATTAGCTTTGAGCCAAGAATAATTTCTAAGACATAAATTGGTTGAATCCCACTTTTCAAGGAGGCTTATCTATAGCTATTCTCTAATTAATTTCAAGAGGGGAAAACCCAAAACCATACATGATCTTTGGCTTTAGATTTAAAGTCATACATATTTTTTCACATGGAGTATTAATAGTACATTTATTTTAACAAAGTGGtacacttttagtcataacactgaaaaaagtcaaaaaacatacattatctttggttttagactcaaagtcatacatattcttccaTATGAagcactaatagtccatttactttaacaaagtggtgcacttttagtcataacactaaacacattttaatttttaatagaaATCTAAGATTTCACAAAATATCTGttccctttattttcttgtttaccgaaagaaataaagatgacagatttatctagatagcaaatagtaaatatacatagaatttatttactatacgtaaaatatacattttactaagaaatattaaacaccgttaatttttatttgcaataatttttatctagataacctcaaatggtatctagattttttattatatacataatatttactatacgttgacataaaataaatatacgtaAAATCATTGCTgagagtaaaataaatatacgtaatatatatttattagatttattttattttatgggagtcaacgtatagtaaacataatatttatttttattttatgtatatttactatacgcTGACtcccataaaataaaaaaatctaataaatatatattacgtatattcattttaataataaaatttattttactcTCAACAATGATTTtacgtatatttattttatgtcaacgtatagtaaatattatgtatataataaaaaatctagataccatttgaggttatctagataaaaattattgcaaataaaaattaacggtgtttaacatttcttagtaaaatgtatattttacgtatagtaaataaattctatgtatatttattatttgctatctagataaatatgtcatctttatttctttcggtaaacaagaaaataaagggaaCAAATATTTTGTCAAATCTTAGATTTctgttaaaaaataaaatgtgtttagtgttatgactaaaagtgcaccactttgttaaagtaatggactattagtgctccatgtggaAGAATATATATGACTTTGAATCTAAAGTCAAAGATAATGTATGTTTTTGGGCTTTTttcagtgttatgactaaaagtgtaCCACTTTGTTAAAATAAATGTACTATTAATGTTTCAtgtgaaagaatatgtatgaTTTTAATTCTAAAGCAAAAAATGATATATTGTTTTGGTCTTTTCCTCAATTTCAAGACATCTATAGCTTTCccaattattatatttttttacttttcacCATGCAATTATTATGTCACTGATAGTATCGAATTTACCTGTAGATTAGAATAATAATTACTTGTTTTATTCATGAAATAGTGAGTAGTAATACTTTTTTCCATGATATTCAAATCTACTGACAGAATTCATAACTTTCGGTTCAAATCCGTGTATGTAAATGCTCAATATAGGTAAAGTTAAATAGTATATTAATTGAGAACAACATTATACTCTTGCTGTTGCAAGCAAGAGTTCAATGCTAGATAGTTTTTCGAATAGTTTCAATGAAGATCAAGATTTTCTACTGTTTTTTGGTTGTATTGCCGCTCTTACATAAGAAAAGGTAATCTTTAAGCAATTGGAGGATCATATTTGGGACTTTTGTCTTTCTATTTACTATATCACACTACAATTCCCTCAGTTTGTCCATTACTTGTTTCAATTCCAACTAACCAAGAAATTATATAGACATTTAAATTCTTTGTCACCAGTTTTGGAACTCAAATCAAATAGTATCAGCAAGAAATACGCAAAGACTGGTAACTAGACATTAGAGTACTCATcaaacgatatatatatatatatatatatatatatatatatatatatatatatattatatttatttatttttttttatttttttattttcaaagtATACAACTAAATTTAGCAGAGGCGGAACTAGAGCTTCGACAACAGATTCGCTCGAACTCAGTAATTATAGTCCAAATCATATATTAGTCTTAAGAAATTTATTGAATAAGTACAATGTCTTGCTTTAGAACCCAGTGACATAAAAAGATTAAAATTCCGAACATAGTAACTTCAAATCCTAGCTCCGCCCATGTTGGTTAGAACTTatatcttctctattttcttcaagtttTTCTCTCACGGgacttcttttttgatttttcgtCCGGTATGTGGTACATGTGCATTAATTAAGCCTCGTCTAATCTGAATTTGTGCCGTATAAGATCCGCTTTATGGACTTGGAACTTCCTTAATAGCTTTCAAATCCCAAATATCATCGTCCCACAAAACATCATTGTACAAATTAATATAAGCTTCTCCAATAAATTCCATGTCCCAAACTGGTGACCAACATGTACCCCATGACATTTGTTCATCCACCATATTATCACTACTCCATAAACATAGCCATTCATTATTAATCCAATAATCACATTCAGCTATCAACTCGGCTGGTTCCGCTACAACACTTTTTTCACTATCATTCCTATTCCTCTCTTCTGCTTCTGTTTTTACCTCTTCACTCTGCTTCTCAACACCCCTTTTGGCCTTTTTCTTATTAGTATTTCCTAGCAAATTTCCTCTTTGCCTCTTCATTTGATATTGAAACAAGAACTAAAGGATGTTGTTCTTTCTACCAACTTTATGTTGCATGGTTATGGAAAGAAAACTTGCTATTTATAGATCTTAAGAATTGGGAAGAAAAATTTAATATTAAAGGTGATGCAAGTTGGTCAAGCAAGTGACAAGGGCAAGAAAGTTGCAAGTTTCCAAGATCACGTGAAAGTTGATAATTGACCTTTCGGGAGGTTTGAAGAGTATTATGTATCGAAAAGTATGAGAAGTATTTGGACCATAAGAAGTGATAGTGTGGCAAAAGTTCAATGAATTGGGGAGTAATCCAAACACGTAGAAGAAGCTAATGAAATGTTGAATTGAATGTGACAGATCTATTTGTCGCAAGTGTCGACACAAGAAAAAAATAGCACGGCTAGCCAGTTTTTGGatcggtaattgaaaaatagctaccGTTTATAAAATCATTGAAAAATaatcactattttgctgcaacacataatatactggagattggagcacatatGTATGAACTTcaaacatattatgctggaactccaatatattatgacGGAGTTACATTGTATTTATATTggaactccatcataatatactggagttccagtatattatgttggaagttcacatgtaaaaaattcgaactccagtatattatgctgcaatatttttcggatttttaataatattttcgctcaaatttatttttacataa is a window from the Nicotiana tomentosiformis chromosome 10, ASM39032v3, whole genome shotgun sequence genome containing:
- the LOC104084515 gene encoding uncharacterized protein — encoded protein: MAEGKGSSLVHLVVIVLSLTAFGFSIAAERRRSTGTLHDDKVTNRTYCVYTSDVATGYGVGAFLFLLSGEALLMGVTKCMCFGRPLSPGTNRAWAIIYFISSWLTFLVAEACLVAGAKKNAYHTKYRDMILAENFSCETLRKGVFIAGAVFTVATMILNVYYYMYFTKATTQPAHKTNRSSSNVGMTGYA
- the LOC104102156 gene encoding uncharacterized protein, which encodes MKRQRGNLLGNTNKKKAKRGVEKQSEEVKTEAEERNRNDSEKSVVAEPAELIAECDYWINNEWLCLWSSDNMVDEQMSWGTCWSPVWDMEFIGEAYINLYNDVLWDDDIWDLKAIKEVPSP